In Tachysurus fulvidraco isolate hzauxx_2018 chromosome 9, HZAU_PFXX_2.0, whole genome shotgun sequence, the sequence GCTTCAGTTCACCAATGGTGGTACTTGGCAGCACATTCACAAGCTGCGTTGTTCCACTTATTGTTCTGTGCAGTTTTGTTGAGTTAAAATCTTGTCTACATGTCAAGtgaataattgtataaattgtttaaaactgaaaaatgtttaacttgtttaaaacaaatttcTCCCACTGAATATGACACAACCAGCACAAACATTAAAGCTTTCACACACTGCATTTTACTGCGGTTTCaagacacagactcacacaggtACTCCTCATGAAGACCAGATCTCTGAGTGCTTCGTTACTGGCTGCTTAGGGGAAgtcctgtgtgtttactgtagtgatGGATTCAGGAcaactggcatgtttttggagaACAAAAGTTTCTGGAACATTCAATATGTGGAATAAATGTATACATCTCCacttaattataataataatattataaaatctGCAGTTAAATGACACAGATCTGGGAAATGTACTTGCTTCATCTTGAAATGCATAATAGATCAAAGAAattacatttgtgtgaaaatttCTGCTCTATTTTACACCAAACACTCACTCAAGTTTACAATTGTAGCTGACAAAGAACTGTAAGAGTCTTTTAGTGTCCAGCAGATGtcagtgtgtgattgagtgtgtgtgtgtgtgtgtgtgtgtgtgtgtgtgtgtgtgtgtgtgtgtgtgtgtgtgtgtgtgtgtgtgtctcagatagagagagagagagagagagatgaaagcaAAATATTTCTGATCAATTAACTGATTTTATGTCATTTGTGATtgtcatatttatatttgtttgatttatCATTATTACAAGAAACAAGTAACTGTGTCTTTATGTGCTGACCaagacaaaataatatattCTATAAATTGTGTACATTCCTAAATGTTCAATAAAACTTCTTTCACTAATCACAAAATCTCATAATGGGGTcatgtatatattattgttattattatttttatttgaatttatcaGTAAGAAAATACACCAAAAAGCAAGAGTACAATATTTAAGTTACAGCATTTTCCACTTAAAATCAAAAGTATGTTTTGGTCTTATTACTAAACAACAAGGTAgattattatgtatattataaagaTGGTTATACAGGtgtcattaaataataaataataacaataaataaatcaataaataaatttgactaTAAGATCATTTTCTACGTGTGTGTTTAAAGCGTCTGCAGAAGTGTGTCAGGAAGGAGAATTAAATAGGTGTCCAGATGTGATTACTTGGGGGTTAAATATGAGAATGAGCTGACTGTATCTGAATCAGTCATGCAACATACACAGTACttttactaatattattatcattattattttaatattttgttctgtGGTGTTAAATAGGACAAAAATTATGTCCACGTGTTTTTGTCTCATTAGCCTCCACGAAGACGGAGGGTCATAAAAATGGTACTTTCTGGACCAATGCCataatcctgcagtttattgccaCATTGGAGCTGTTGGCCATTGTAGATCAGCCGCTGCTGGTCCACTGGTGTTCGCTCTTTCTGGTAGATATTCATCATCAACTGATCAACGGTCTCTTAATCAGTGATGTTGTACGTCCTCATCTGTCCCTTCTCATTCTTCACAAACACCTGAAAGGGCATGGGGCTTGTGGAGATCAGGAGCATCACGGTGGATCCTGAACTCAGACTGTATTGGCTCACGGTCATCTGGTCATTGTCCAGGATCTGACCACTGAGGGCTGAAAGCTTCAGGCGTGAGGCTCTTGCCCCAAAGTGAGGGGCAATATGCTGCTTCAGTTCACCAATGGTGGTACTTGGCAGGACATTCACAAGCTGCATTGTTCCACTTATGTCTTTGATGATGAGTTCCATTGTTTTCCCCTGTTGATGacctgtgtgtaaaataaaatatattctaatatTCTACTTGACATATCATCAATAAGCCAGAAATATAGTTTCATGATCTTTTTACTGAAGCTATGAgacaaatgtaaataacaagTAATGGAAGATTATTAGCACTGTTTAGCATTGCACAAATAGttctatatttttatgtatgcatttaaaataataataattattgttatgtTAAGTCTTTACTTTTTATTAGATTAGAATTAGATTTATCAAcattaaacagaagaaacagaacacactccaAGCATCTATACAACCTATAAAATAACTATTTTGGTATATAAAaccattaaattaataataaattattattgaacacacaaataaaagtcaGTCAGCTTTACTGTCTTTTACTTTGTGTTAGTGACTTGTCTAAATTTGtctaaaaaatacatatttaacatttttagaatttctatttattttttcaagtaCACATAATTTAAGATATTAAGAATAACCTACCTTTGAGTAAATGATGCACTTATCTGTGCTCTGTTTCCTTTTTCAGAACCTAACCCAACTGAGGCTCATTTCCAGAGAGGACCGCAATCTAATAGCAGGCATCAGATCCACAGTCACGCCCCTTATCTACAAGTTAACCAATGGGAGATATAGATGAGCTAGCAGAATGAAATTAGACCCCGCCCCTTTGGCTAGGATTTGTTTTCAGCTTCATAGTCACTTTCTGTTTCCATTCAGCATCCTTATGTAAGTAAAacctttgaaaataaaaaaaaactctggaaAGTTTCCTGTGCTTTGGTGCAGGAATTAAAAGTTTCAGTTTaggggaaaataaatgaattataattGGAATGACGTGAGTAAATTGAAGGCTCGAGAAAGTCAGCTAATCTCCTCGTGCCACACCTTCTGGAATgttccacatacagtatataaatatactacacacatatgtatatactggtgatttttttcagataattatatatatttagtttattatgTGGTGCTGGACTTATATTACTAGTATTACTTGGTGTACTGAAGTTATCTGACAATTATCTGCTTTAAAAATCGGGGCAGTTTGTTGCTTATGTTCACCCATTGTGGCATTTGGGTTCAGGTTCATGTCCACGTTTCCCCACTCAGGACATTGATGATGAGCTTCATCATATCCACTTCTTAATGACCTGTGTTTTCAATTTtgaaatgttgaaatgttttaaattttgtACTGAAGTTACAAGGACAATAACAGCATAATGCTTTTATGCATGAATGCATAAATCATCACAATAAGTTTTTATGAGACAGAAacaatgttgttttaaatgGTGTGTTTTTGGTGGTGATCCTGAGGTCTAATATATACCGCTATAACAACATTTTTAGGTAAGTTTCTTAAAAACTCTGTCAGAGCAAACAAATaggatatttttattatgttaagCCTTCATGTCTATTAATTCTTTCCTACGTCAACATTTTGTAGACAATTCTCATCAAAGCAACAATATCAGGCAATAGCAGGTAGCTTAGCAACTAGCAAGTCAGCTAACATAAGTGATAAGtcaaatgatgatgattatctGCTCAAAACAGAGATTAGTGTGGtcagtgttatagatttaaccaagtacagtgtgtgtatatttactgATCTAAAGCCGACACTGCTATAaactcatttaaatttaaactctTCACAGTGTGAGCAGCCAAGATGACTTTACTTAACTCTGTAAACATGAAATGCACTGGCAGTTGAGAAGACTACCCCAAGTTTCGAGTTGATAATGCaagtttagttttttgtttcagttgttggcAGGAAAATTACATGTTAGAACTTCAAGGGTGGCTCCTGGTTTAGTTCACCTATTCTTAAAAACATTCTTCATGTTAATGACTCATTTATTGTCAGGTAGTCTTTCACAGGTGTGTCAGTCCAagctttttgtttatataaaacaatacatttattgttAATGTAATATGTTAATATAGCCAGAAATATTGTTAAGACATGTTAATGTTTGCTCATATAGACCAATATAAACATGTAGCTATGttctatattttaattaaaacatcacTATGAATATGTACTGTTTGTTAAAATTCAATTCagcttgatttattttatttttatttgtatggcacttttGACAATCAACAGAATCTGCaaacagttttacagaaattccgattcagaaaaaaattcaaaattccTGAGATTTCTGTTTGTTAAACTTGTGGTGATTAAACTTTTACTTACTAGGACACATTGGTATGTCTTATTATTCTGTACTTACTGTTAGTTTCATGTCACTGAGTAATAAACCTGGACTTTATAAGGTTTctagataaagaaaataaagtataTGTAAACTAATGTAAGAGTGTAACTAGTTATAACTATAATGGAACATATTGCTataatatgtaatgtaataatacaatcttatattacataaatatataagttataATCAGCTTATTAACATTACTATTCTAATTTTATAACTAATATCTATCTTGTGTCACTGCCAgagctttacaaaaaaaaatcaaggcaaAGCAATtcagacattttaataaatatatgtatttaaattgaaattaaattaattcactTACAAGACccataacaaaataaactatcacacttaatttaatcttttatagTATTACAGCAAgtaattaacataaaaataaaaaaaatatatatattaaattaaattatttctacTATGTGCTAATTAAATATTCTAAACGCAAAAATGTAACTGTTGAAGCAAGCAAATGTAATATAATTGAATGAATATTGGAAATACTGGAATAAGAAAGAATACTgcagaaaatgactgaaaaaaaaactatccgAAAATGAGAATAAATTTAGTGCAATTAGAAAGTAACAGACATTACAAAAGGAAtcacattaaattattttttaggCTAAAATGATCTCCAAGTGTTTCTGTCCCATCAGCCTCCACGTAGACGGAGGGTCATATGAATGGTGCTTCCAGAAACAATGCCGTAATCCTGCAGCTTCCTGCCAGATTCGAGCTGTCGACCGCTGTAGATCAGCCGCTGCTGGTCCTCTGGTGCTCCTCCATTTTGGCGTACCTTTTTCATCAACTGATCAACAGTTTCATCGTCAGTGATGTCATATGTCTTCATCTGTCCCTTCTCATTCTTCACAAACACTTGAAGTGGCACGGGAGTCATGGAGATCAGCAGCATCACCGTGGCCCCTGAACTCAGACCATAACTGCTCACAGTCTCCTGGTCATTGTCCAGCTGCACGACACACCCATTGGTGACAGAAAGCTTCAGCCGTGAAGGTCTTGCATTAAAGATTTGGGCGACTTTTTGCTTGAGTGCACCAATCGTGTCACCTGGATTCACTTGCACGGTCTTTGTTTCCCCACTCAGGACTTTGATGATGAGCTCCATAATATCCTCTTTTTAATgatctttgcaaaaaaaaaaaaaattagtattATTTAAAGAACTTTTTGCACTTAAGTTACAAGGCTAATGAAAGCTTATGAGCACCAATCATATGATTATAACACTAACCACATGAATTAATTACCAGATCCCCAACTATATAAATTTGAAATTAGTGTATTTTGAACATGGAAGTAATGAAACATGTAACTAGATCAATCAAGTCAAGTGACTGTGGATGTAAAATGTCTGCCAGCAGAGTTTACAGCTATATCATGTACATTTGGGGCTGGAACACGAATGGTAcaagtttatactttttatcaCCTTTAGCGTGAACGTTGTATATATGATGTGGCTCTAAAAGATAATTACACTTAAATGATGTACCATAGATATGTTATGGTGCATTAAATCTATATTTCCAATTGGAGTTTTATATACAATCAGAAGATAACCACATCACCCAGTGACAAGGAAAGCTACAGTTACTGAAAAGGAACAAAAGACACTTTTGATATTAATGATAGTTATAACCttctattacattttttacCTTCAGCTCACCAAACATTCAGAAaactttttctttcatattttaaCACTGATCATTTTCCATCTTAATAAGTTTATTCAGCTGCTCGCATTGTGAAGCGCGCATATTATTTAAAAGTACAATATTTGAAACCAAGTTAAACTTACCTCCTTTACAGGTGATGTATTTGTCCTCaaatgtctttttctctttacgTCCTCGAGCATCAGATACAAACCCAGACAACGCTCCCTACAGCTGACAGCGGGTCCTAATATAGTCTAACAGACACGCCCATTATCAGCATGACGACCAATGGGAGATGATCGCGTGCACATGTCTCTAACCAATAGGAGAGAAGCACAGCCCGCCCTCCGTTAGGTTTTGCTTTCCGAGGTTTAATGCAGATTCTCACTTTCGATTTCCGGACATCATCAGAggcagaaacataaacaaaacactttcTGTTATTCATTAACTGGACGTTTCTTTGTACCTCAGACtgaactaaataataaatgttattttcacTATTTATGTACACAAAAAGGCATTAAAACGGTTTTAATCTTCATTTttgaatataataaaagttATCCACTTTTTGtttacagcaacaacaacaacaacaataataataataataataataatcttaataataataataataataataataataataataataataatatccagcCCTGCATAGACATGATTAAAAAGGGAATCATATAGTTGCGTGTTAGTGTACTaactatatttaaatgaaaacatcacTAATATCTGAATacatgtatttttgttattatatgtACATTATACATGAAAATCTGACCCCTAGCAGCACTTCAgctggagtttgcatgttctccccgtgcctcgggggttccctccgggtactccggtttcctcccccggtccaaagacatgcatggtaggttaattggcatctctggaaaattgtccgtagtgtgtgaatgagagagtgtgtgtgtgccctgcgatgggttggcactccgtccagggtgtatcctgcctgtaggcacaggctccccatgacccgagaagttcggataaagcggtagaaaatgaatgaatgaactttagaTGGATCAATTTGAAAATATTAATCAGAAGTCTAGGCTAGGACAACATGTACTCTGGAGTATAAATTtcaggaaaagaaaaggaaaagctcTATGGCTGGAATGAAAAGGTGACATTATTATGTAATTTCCTTCagtatctttttttgttttttattataattattattattattattattattattattattattattattattattattattattattattattattattattattattatgtgtttttTGACATAAATTGTGCTAAggtcatttacaaataaaccCCACTGATCAACTCCACATTCACCATGTACCTGACCTGTATACAGCAATCACTAAAACTTAATCAGTGatcatgtgtgttaatgtatagAGCAGTAAGATTAAGTAGGAACATGTTTATTGGAACAGTTTGTCTCACTGGATATTTTTGATCTCAGAGCTCTGAGTGCTTCAGCATGGTGGTTCGCTCCTCTGTCTTCGGAAGAGGGATGTTTCCTATTGGAGAAGAAAGGaaagtgtttgttttgaatTATTTCTGCCAGCAGCACAGTTGGTTTCTGCTTTGTGTATTTTACAGGTGTGCAGGAGAAAGGAAAGTGAAATTAGGTGTAAAGGTAACGGTGACGTGAAGGGAAATTCCAGTTTAAACGATCCACGCAACACATTCCTGAGCTGGGACTGTTATTGCACAATAGAGAAGGTGCCAGTAGGTGGCTTCAGAAAGGAAATCAAAACACAACACCAGGAAATAAAGGCTCTGTTTCATTTGTCTAGAAATTCCAAGATTAGATTATTAAGTCAGCACTTAAATAATTAAGATTTAACTTACAATTTTCACCTCTTTGTATTTGGATATTTTATCATCATCTTGTTTATAACTCCTAAATCTTTCCAGACTTTTTCTGATATTTCTCTTTGCTAAGCACATAAAGCTCTGATGTGAGATAAATAATTTTAGCATAAGAGAACATATGGGTTGAAtatgaacctgtgtgtgtgtgtgtgtgtgtgtgtgtgtgtgtgtgtgtgtgtgtgtgtgtgtgtgtgtgtgtgtgtgtgtgattgagtttAGTTTACCGACCTGGAGGTGCTACAAAATATTCCTCCTCTGTGATTCTGGAGAGTCGAAGAAGTTCCTCTGAGCAGTTTCCCTCAGTTACTGTGTTTTCTCTCAGATACAAAGATCtaagacacaaagacaaactCTCCTGGATCTGTGCCTTATCATACTTATTGcaaaataatactataataataacaacaattttttatttatttaaaacatactgATATTGAGCCATGACATGAATCTGAATCAATGTAACTTTCCAAGGAAATCTcttttactgacacacacttttttaaatttgttgttaTTGCTTGGTGCCTGAAAAAGTGTATTTCAATATATTTGATTAagaatataacacacacacacacacacacacacacacacacacacacacacacacacacacacacacacacacacacacacacacacacacatgcacatctgTCCTTTCGAACAGAATCCATTGGTTTCACACCGTCTGTGTCAACAACATGGAGCTGATCCAGACACTGAACACCTTCCTGGCTGCCAAAGTCTACAAGAGCAAGTCTCTCCAACTTATCCACAAGGTCCAGAGAGACTTTAGTAGGctgtagaacaaaacaggaaaaaaatagctTTACCAAAAGTGCCATGACAAAAATCATGTTATCTGAAGACATTTCTCTTATATgtgaaacaaaatacaaaatgttataCCTACAATATCAATGATCTCTAGATAAACAAggatggatttttaaaaattttcttCATATTTCTTTAGATACATATCAAGTATCTAGAGATACTATTTAAATTTCCTTCAgttattatagtttattttgGCTTTTATCTTAGGTAAAATCCAGATTTTCCAACTATGAAGGATATGGAGCCATTCAAAACCGTTACGACAGTAAGAGGGTAGTGTTAGTTGGAGTAGCTCTACGGTAAAGTAGAAAGTATTTAAACATATTATATTGATATTTCATACTCTAAACTCTACAAGTATCAGAGAGATGCAACGAAACGCTTCAGGAATAATGACAGTGCAGTAAGCAGTGGTAAGCTAAAGGTAATCAGGCTACAACACCTAGTGGAGGTTCAGGTTTTTTATAAGATTGATATACTTCTTTTGGCTATTTATCTTTTTCTTAGAACCAAAAGACTAGCAGGTAACGCAAAAGATTCTCCTAAACTTGTGTTCTTATTAAAATCAAGTCAGTCTATTGTTATTTCTGTGTAGCTTTTGCTCGAGTTTTTCTGCTAAGCTACAGGTTACATTTCTTCCCAGTATTTGTTAGTTCGGTCTGCAACAAGGATTCACTCTGCTGCTTCAGTAAAGCTTTTTTTACAGTAAGGTATGAGAtatcttttttttcatgtccCATCAGTTAACCAGTAATTAATTGCTACAGTGATTAAATCTCTTCAGTCCGATTCAAGCCCTGAATTATtcgcccttgagcaaggccctcgaccctccctgctccaggggctctgtatcatagctgcccctgcacgctgaccccaacctcctcagttgggtatgtgaagaaaagaattccactgtgctgtaatgtatatgtggtgataataaaggcttctatgccccattCTATTAAGTTTATAAGACCACATCATATATCAACACacttacaaaaatatttaaaaaaatatttcatgcaCAAAAATCACAAGTCATATGTATTGAATAACTAATTTTGGAACTGACTTTAagaatatttgatattttatcaattaaatatatacatattcatatattcaaatattcttGATTGGTCTGGTACTGTATTTATATGCACCACAGTCCAGAAGGATATGTACAACTGTTTATGGGTGTCCACATTCAACACCGTTACGtttcaggtttctctgttttgTGCAGACTTTGTTTTAATGCTGAATGCCCAATATGCATTCATACGTAACAATaaaattttttcttatttctgcaTTTAATTCTCTCTACAATGACATATTCCTGAACAAGTATATACCTTTAATTGCATT encodes:
- the LOC113638697 gene encoding polyubiquitin-like — protein: MELIIKVLSGETKTVQVNPGDTIGALKQKVAQIFNARPSRLKLSVTNGCVVQLDNDQETVSSYGLSSGATVMLLISMTPVPLQVFVKNEKGQMKTYDITDDETVDQLMKKVRQNGGAPEDQQRLIYSGRQLESGRKLQDYGIVSGSTIHMTLRLRGG